DNA from bacterium:
TGCTGCTGATGGTTGCGAACGACCCGCGCGTCGTCCGGGCCCACCGCAACGGGTTGACGGCAAACCTGGTGGGGTGGGGCACCGTCCTGCTGACGCTCGGGCTCGCGGTGCTCACGGTCCGCCAACTCGTCTTGGGGGGGTAGCCGGTCTCCCGATGGAGGGCGTCGAACGCGCCGCGCCTGTCCGCGCCGCCTGGCGCGTGCTCGCGTTGGCCACGCTGCAGCAGGCCGGGCTGACATCGATCCGGTTTGGGCTGCCCATTCTCGCGCCGTTTTGGCGCGACGCCCTGCGCCTGTCCCTGGCGCAGGTGGGCGTGCTCCTGGGAGCGTTCGACCTCGGCGCGCTGCTCTTGTTCATCCCGCTCGGCGTGCTCGCCGACCGGTGGGGCGAACCCGCCGTACTCGCCGGCGGCGCCGTGTTCACAGCCGCCGTGACGGCCGTGGCCGCGAGCGCGCACCAGTTCTGGCCGCTCGCCCTCCTGCTCGCGGTGGCGGGCCTCGGATACGGGAGCGGCCAGACCGCAGGGAATCAAGTCGTATCTGAGGTGTTCACCGCCGCCGGACGGGGAACCGCGATGGGGGTCCGCCAGTCCGGGCTGCCGATCGGAGGCCTGTTTGCCGCGATGATCGTGCCGACGATCGCGACCGCGTGGGGATGGCCGACCGCCTTGGTCGCCGTCGCGATCGCGTGCGCGGTCCCGGGCGTGCTCTGCTGGGTCGGCCTGCAGGGCATGGCCCGGCCGGGCGCCGCGGTCCCGCCCGTCCGCGCGCTCGCGGCTCTCGTGTGGGAGATCCTCCGCACGCCGGGCGTCTGGCGCATGACCTGGGTGGCGATGCTGCTCGTGATCGGCCAGTTCTGTTATCAGGACTACCTGGCGTTCTACATGGTGGACCGGTTTGGCTGGAGCAAGCACGTCGCGGCGGGGCTGTTGATCGCGGTGAATCTCGGTGGGGTGTTCGGCCGTCTGGCCTGGGGGGCGTTGTCCGACCGCCGCTACGGCGGGCGGCGCGTGCCGGCGCTTGTGTGGTGCGTGGGCGCAGGCGCGGTGTTCCCGGCGGCGCTGCTGGTGCTGCCTGCACCGGCGAGGCTGCCCGAGGTGGCGGCCGTCGCCTTGGTCGGCGGCGTGCTGCTGCTCGGGTGGAACGGTTTGTACAGCACGTTGATCACGGAGCTGGCCGGTCGTAACCTCGGCGCGACCGCGATGGGGGTCAGCATGACCGTGCTCTACGTCGCGACCATGCTCTCGCCGCCGCTGTTCGGCTGGCTCGTGGACGCGACGTCGTACACCGTCGGGTGGGTCGTGTTGATCGGCGTGATGGGGTTCGCCCTTCTCGGGGCGCGCGGCATCCCCGAACCCGGCGGCTAGTGTCGCCGTGTGTTCCGCGACGGCGGTCCGTGGCGGAGCAGACGCGACGGCTCCCGCGGCGCTTGTAACAGGATCGGCCGCCGCTCCCGCGGAACCAACCGGAAACCGTTGCCGTGCCTGCGCAGCCTCCACCGCGGCGGGCCGAACGAAGGAGCGTCTCATGCCGGCGGTCGCCGAACGCGTGGACTACTTTGGGGTCGAGCGCCTGTTGAGCGAGGACGAGCGGCTGGCCCGCGACACGATCGCCCGACTCGTGGATCGGGAGGTGATCCCGCGGATCGGTCGGGCGTGGCTCGCCGGAGAGTTTCCACGGGATCTAATCCCCGCGCTCGGAGCGCTTCGCGTCTATGGGGCGAACCTCCCTGCGGAGTACGGCTGCGCCGGCATGAACAACGTCGCGTATGGGTTGATCCTCCAAGAGCTCGAGCGCGGCGACAGCGGCGTCCGTTCGTTCGCGTCCGTGCAGGGGGCGCTCGTGATGTACCCGATCTACGAGTACGGCACCGAGGAGCAGCGCCGGCGGTGGTTGCCCGCGATGGCGGCGGGCGAGAAGATCGGGTGTTTCGGCCTGACGGAGCCCACGGCCGGGAGCGATCCGGCGGCGATGCAGACACGGGCGCGCCGCCGGGCCGGCGGGTGGGTCCTGACCGGAACGAAGATGTGGATCACGAACGGGTCGATGGCCGATGTCGCGGTGGTGTGGGCCAAGGACGAACAGGACGAGATCCGCGGCTTCCTCGTGGATCCCACGCTCCCGGGGTTCAGCGTCCACGACATCCACACGAAGGCCTCGATGCGCGCGTCGGTCACGAGCGAGCTCGTGCTCGACAACGTCGAGGTCCCGGCGGACGCGGTCCTGCCGAAAGCCGTGGGCCTGGGCGCGGCCCTGCGCTGCCTGACGCAGGCGCGATACGGGATCGCGTGGGGCGCGGTGGGTGCGGCGGTGGCGTGCTACGAAGAAGCGCTCGCGTATGCACGGGGACGTGTGGCGTTCGGGCGGCCGATCGCGGCGGCCCAGATCATCCAGGAGCGCCTGGTGAACATGTTGACGGAGATTACGAAAGCCCAGTTGCTCGTGTACCACCTCGGCCGGCTCAAGGACGCCGGGACGATGCGGTACACGCAGGTGAGCCTGGCCAAGCGCAACAACGTGCGGATCGCGCTCACGATCGCGCGGGAGGCCCGGTCGATCCTTGGCGGGTACGGGATCACACTCGAGTACCACGCGATGCGCCACGCGGCCAATCTGGAGACGGTCGACACCTACGAGGGCACCTACGACGTGCACACTCTGATCCTGGGCCGCGACATCACCGGATTCGACGCGTTCGGCGCATCGACATGACGCCAGGCGATGAGACGGCGCGGCCGTACGACGAGATCGTCCTCGGCCTCGGGGTGATGGGTAGTGCCGCGGCGTGGCACCTCGCCCGGCGCGGGCGCCGCGTCCTCGCCGTGGACGCGCACGCGTCCGGGCACCGGCTCGGCGCGTCGCACGGGCATACGCGGATCATCCGCAAGGCCTACTTTGAAGACCCCGCCTACGTACCGCTGCTTGACCGCGCGTACCGGTTGTGGGACGATCTGGCGCGCGAGACCGGCGAGACGCTGCTGCTGCCGACCGGCGGGCTGATGCTCGGGCCGCCGGAGGCGCCGGTGATCGCCGGGGTGCTGCGGAGCGCGCGCGAGCACGACCTGCCGTACGAGCAGCTCACGGCGCGCGAGGTGCGGCGTCGGTTCCCGGCGTTCACGCCCGACGACGGGGTGGCCGGGCTCTGGGAGCCGCAGGCGGGCATTCTCTTCCCCGAGCGATGCGTGCGCGCGCTGCAACAGGCCGCGGCCCGCGCTGGCGCAGAATTGCGTTTCGAGGAGCCCGTGCGCGCCTGGCAGGCGGACGGGTCGCACGCGACCGTGGAGACGTCACGCGGCCGCTACGAGGCCGACACGCTCGTGATCGCGGCGGGGCCGTGGGCGCCGTCCGTGCTCGCGCGCCTCGGGCTGCCGCTCGAGGTGTTCCGGCAGGTCGCCTGTTGGTTCGAGCCCGTGAGCCCGGAGGACGCCGCTTCGCTCGCGCCTGAACGGTGCCCGCTGTTCATCGGGGTGATCGACGGGGTGCATCTCTACGGCCTCCCGGCCGCGGCCGGACCAGGGTTCAAGGTGGCGATTCACAACACGGGTGACTGGAGCGATCCGTGCACGCCGGAGACGGTACGGCGCGACGTCACGGCCGAGGAAGTCGAAGCCGTCCGCCGGCTGCTGCGGCGCCTGCTGCCCGGCCTCGACGGGCCGCTCGTTGCGGCCGAGACGTGCCTCTATACCATGACCCCGGATGCTCACTTCGTCATCGATCGGAGCGCCGTCCACCCGCGGCTCGTGTACGCGGCGGGGTTCAGCGGCCACGGGTTCAAATTCGGCGGGGTCGTGGGCGAGATCTTGGCCGACCTCGCGACGGCCGGCCGCACGGCGCACCCCATCGGGTTTCTGTCGGCGGATCGGTTCCACGAGGCGCGCCGGGCGCCGGCATGACGGCGACGTCGCGGTCGGCGTCCGTGGCCGGCCTCGCGGCCACGGCGGTGCGGTCGGGGAGCCTTCACCGGCGCGTCACGCTGCTCGCGGGTCTGGCGTTCGCCAGCAACGGCCTCAACCTCGGCGTGCTGAGCTTCGCGCTCCCCGGACTGCGTGCGGCCTGGGGACTGACTCCCGGGCAGGCCGGGCTGCTGACCGCGGGCGCGGGGGCCGGGCAGCTGCTCGGCGGGGTGGTGATGGGGCACGCCGCGGACTGGATGGGGCGGCGGGCCGGGTACGGGTTGACGGTCGGCCTGAGCGCCATCGCCACCGGCGCCGCTTCGTTCGCTCCCTCGCTCGGATGGCTCGTGGCGCTGTTGTTCCTCGCCGGCGTGGGCTTCGGCGGCGTTGCGCCCGTCGCGACGAGCATGGTCGGCGAGTTCGCGCCGCGAGAGATCCGCGGGGCGCTCATGGGGTGGACGCAGGTCATCTGGACCATCGGGTGGATCGTTGCGGCAGCCGCCGGCGCGGTCGCCGCCCACGGCCTGGGCTGGCGGGTCGTGTTCGCGGTCGGTGCCGTGCCGCTCGTGTTCGCAGTCGTCGGCCCCTGGCTGGTGCCGGAGTCGCCGCGCTTCCTCCTGGCCCACGGTCGCCGGCTCGAGGCCGACGTGCTGGCGCGACTGCTGCGCGAGCGGTTCGGTGCCGAGATCGAGTTGCC
Protein-coding regions in this window:
- a CDS encoding MFS transporter, with translation MEGVERAAPVRAAWRVLALATLQQAGLTSIRFGLPILAPFWRDALRLSLAQVGVLLGAFDLGALLLFIPLGVLADRWGEPAVLAGGAVFTAAVTAVAASAHQFWPLALLLAVAGLGYGSGQTAGNQVVSEVFTAAGRGTAMGVRQSGLPIGGLFAAMIVPTIATAWGWPTALVAVAIACAVPGVLCWVGLQGMARPGAAVPPVRALAALVWEILRTPGVWRMTWVAMLLVIGQFCYQDYLAFYMVDRFGWSKHVAAGLLIAVNLGGVFGRLAWGALSDRRYGGRRVPALVWCVGAGAVFPAALLVLPAPARLPEVAAVALVGGVLLLGWNGLYSTLITELAGRNLGATAMGVSMTVLYVATMLSPPLFGWLVDATSYTVGWVVLIGVMGFALLGARGIPEPGG
- a CDS encoding acyl-CoA dehydrogenase family protein; the protein is MPAVAERVDYFGVERLLSEDERLARDTIARLVDREVIPRIGRAWLAGEFPRDLIPALGALRVYGANLPAEYGCAGMNNVAYGLILQELERGDSGVRSFASVQGALVMYPIYEYGTEEQRRRWLPAMAAGEKIGCFGLTEPTAGSDPAAMQTRARRRAGGWVLTGTKMWITNGSMADVAVVWAKDEQDEIRGFLVDPTLPGFSVHDIHTKASMRASVTSELVLDNVEVPADAVLPKAVGLGAALRCLTQARYGIAWGAVGAAVACYEEALAYARGRVAFGRPIAAAQIIQERLVNMLTEITKAQLLVYHLGRLKDAGTMRYTQVSLAKRNNVRIALTIAREARSILGGYGITLEYHAMRHAANLETVDTYEGTYDVHTLILGRDITGFDAFGAST
- the solA gene encoding N-methyl-L-tryptophan oxidase, which encodes MTPGDETARPYDEIVLGLGVMGSAAAWHLARRGRRVLAVDAHASGHRLGASHGHTRIIRKAYFEDPAYVPLLDRAYRLWDDLARETGETLLLPTGGLMLGPPEAPVIAGVLRSAREHDLPYEQLTAREVRRRFPAFTPDDGVAGLWEPQAGILFPERCVRALQQAAARAGAELRFEEPVRAWQADGSHATVETSRGRYEADTLVIAAGPWAPSVLARLGLPLEVFRQVACWFEPVSPEDAASLAPERCPLFIGVIDGVHLYGLPAAAGPGFKVAIHNTGDWSDPCTPETVRRDVTAEEVEAVRRLLRRLLPGLDGPLVAAETCLYTMTPDAHFVIDRSAVHPRLVYAAGFSGHGFKFGGVVGEILADLATAGRTAHPIGFLSADRFHEARRAPA
- a CDS encoding MFS transporter yields the protein MTATSRSASVAGLAATAVRSGSLHRRVTLLAGLAFASNGLNLGVLSFALPGLRAAWGLTPGQAGLLTAGAGAGQLLGGVVMGHAADWMGRRAGYGLTVGLSAIATGAASFAPSLGWLVALLFLAGVGFGGVAPVATSMVGEFAPREIRGALMGWTQVIWTIGWIVAAAAGAVAAHGLGWRVVFAVGAVPLVFAVVGPWLVPESPRFLLAHGRRLEADVLARLLRERFGAEIELPAQEHASHVSLAARLRELWSPRFRRATIMVWTVWWVMIGAYNGPVSWLPTMLQASGAAHAERVSLLFSCAMIVPTTIATLLVDRAGRKPVIVGALVLGGVGAAVLAAARGESMLVLGGILMGGGVLAAWPVILSFAAELYPTRIRATATGWASAAGRTAGILSPALLGLMIGSWSSGHAAIGVYVVALAAAVAIVLVFGEETAGRSLEDITGVGDARPATAGQGTP